A section of the Clostridium felsineum DSM 794 genome encodes:
- a CDS encoding acyl-[acyl-carrier-protein] thioesterase — MSKIVTKKNYGIHIYEVDSNGDATITSIMHYLEDIATHQTNELGMSMEYLMDNKIAWVVYKWEIHMDKYPKYGDTIEVATIPYSIRKYYAYRKYEIFNNGEKIGYANSLWFLIDTEKRKPCRVIDEIYKRYNLTKEDTDQIPFEKLRCPKDVNFKNSFKVRYSDIDTNQHVNNVKYVSWVLENVPLQVLKDYKISDLKVMYQKETAYGETIDIITESEESEDKLSYNHLITNSQGEKLTLIKTDFIK; from the coding sequence GTGAGTAAGATTGTTACTAAAAAGAATTATGGTATCCATATTTATGAAGTGGATTCTAATGGTGATGCAACTATTACATCAATAATGCATTATTTGGAAGATATTGCAACACATCAAACAAATGAACTTGGAATGAGTATGGAATATTTGATGGATAATAAAATTGCATGGGTTGTGTATAAGTGGGAAATACATATGGACAAGTATCCAAAGTATGGGGATACTATAGAGGTTGCAACTATACCATATTCCATAAGAAAGTATTATGCATACAGAAAATATGAGATATTTAATAATGGAGAAAAGATAGGGTACGCTAATTCTCTATGGTTTTTAATTGATACAGAAAAAAGAAAGCCATGCAGGGTAATAGATGAAATATATAAAAGATATAATCTTACAAAGGAGGATACGGATCAAATTCCGTTTGAAAAGCTTAGATGTCCTAAAGATGTAAATTTTAAAAATAGCTTTAAGGTAAGATACAGTGACATAGATACAAATCAACATGTAAACAATGTAAAATATGTATCATGGGTACTTGAAAATGTACCATTACAAGTACTTAAGGATTATAAAATTTCAGACTTAAAAGTTATGTATCAAAAGGAGACAGCCTATGGAGAAACCATTGATATAATAACGGAAAGCGAAGAAAGCGAAGACAAGTTATCATATAATCATTTAATAACTAATTCTCAAGGTGAAAAATTAACTTTAATAAAGACGGACTTTATTAAATAA
- a CDS encoding adenylosuccinate synthase: MSAFIVLGAQWGDEGKGKMTDYLAQGADVVVRFQGGNNAGHTVEVGDKKYKLHLIPSGILYKNKVNVIGNGVVLDPKAMFEEIDYLKDLGVEVSSKNLIVSDRAHLIMPYHRAIDGASEKRRGKNDIGTTGKGIGPCYTDKAERSGIRVCDLLHPEVFKEKLKSNLEIKNAIITKVYGMDAFDYDAICEEYLAFGERLKPFVRDTSVVVYNEIKGGKKVLFEGAQGNLLDIDYGTYPYVTSSNTIGGGVCPGVAIGPTMITSAVGIAKAYTTRVGKGPFPTELLDEMGDRIREAGFEYGVTTGRARRCGWLDTVILKQAARVSGLTSFAMTKIDTLAGIDKVKMCVGYDFNGKIIDYIPASLEDLALCKPIYEEFDGWDESVAQARSYDELPANAKKYLKRIEELTETKISIISVGPERSHTIEVSDI, from the coding sequence ATGTCAGCATTTATTGTTTTAGGCGCCCAGTGGGGAGATGAAGGAAAAGGTAAGATGACAGATTATCTTGCACAAGGAGCTGACGTGGTTGTTAGATTTCAAGGTGGTAATAATGCAGGGCATACAGTTGAAGTAGGAGATAAGAAATATAAGCTTCACTTAATACCATCAGGAATATTATATAAAAATAAAGTTAATGTTATTGGAAATGGTGTTGTTTTAGATCCAAAAGCTATGTTTGAAGAAATAGATTATCTTAAGGATTTAGGAGTAGAGGTTTCTTCTAAGAATCTAATAGTAAGCGATAGAGCACATTTAATAATGCCTTATCATAGAGCTATTGATGGAGCAAGTGAAAAAAGAAGAGGCAAAAATGATATAGGAACAACAGGTAAGGGTATAGGCCCTTGTTATACAGATAAAGCTGAAAGATCAGGAATAAGAGTATGTGATTTACTTCATCCTGAGGTCTTTAAAGAAAAGTTAAAATCAAATTTAGAAATAAAGAACGCTATAATTACTAAAGTATATGGTATGGATGCATTTGATTACGATGCAATATGTGAAGAGTATCTTGCTTTTGGTGAAAGATTAAAGCCATTTGTTAGAGATACCTCTGTTGTTGTTTATAATGAAATAAAAGGTGGTAAGAAGGTTTTATTTGAAGGAGCTCAAGGAAATCTTCTTGATATAGATTACGGAACTTATCCATATGTTACTTCATCAAATACTATAGGAGGGGGAGTTTGCCCAGGAGTAGCAATAGGACCTACTATGATAACTAGTGCAGTTGGAATAGCAAAAGCTTATACAACTAGAGTTGGTAAAGGACCTTTCCCTACAGAACTTCTTGATGAAATGGGAGATAGGATAAGAGAAGCAGGTTTTGAATATGGAGTAACTACAGGAAGAGCAAGAAGATGTGGATGGCTTGATACTGTTATATTGAAGCAGGCAGCTAGAGTTTCAGGACTTACAAGCTTTGCAATGACAAAAATAGATACCCTTGCAGGAATAGATAAAGTAAAAATGTGTGTAGGTTATGATTTTAATGGTAAAATTATAGATTATATTCCAGCTAGTCTTGAAGATTTAGCTTTATGTAAGCCTATATATGAAGAGTTTGATGGTTGGGATGAAAGTGTAGCACAGGCAAGAAGTTATGATGAACTTCCAGCTAATGCAAAGAAATACTTAAAGAGAATAGAAGAACTTACAGAAACTAAAATATCTATAATTTCTGTTGGACCAGAAAGAAGTCATACTATAGAAGTTTCAGACATATAA
- the pgsA gene encoding CDP-diacylglycerol--glycerol-3-phosphate 3-phosphatidyltransferase, whose amino-acid sequence MNIPNLLTLFRLFLIPCFIFAFFSNSNNCLINSAIIFFTAGFTDILDGYIARKFNEITKYGTVLDPLADKLMLLTVLTCLSIKGYIPILILIIMLAKEFSMIIIGIFLYGKNIVIPANIWGKISTLIFYVAILFFVFDKTFGTYILYLALLGAVIAYINYFFIFLSKYNEKVTK is encoded by the coding sequence ATGAATATACCTAACTTACTCACCCTTTTTAGGCTTTTTTTAATTCCTTGCTTTATATTTGCTTTTTTTTCAAATTCAAATAATTGTTTAATTAACTCGGCAATTATTTTTTTTACGGCCGGTTTTACAGATATATTAGATGGATATATAGCAAGAAAATTTAATGAAATAACTAAATATGGAACTGTACTTGATCCACTTGCCGACAAACTCATGCTCTTAACAGTTTTAACTTGTTTAAGTATAAAAGGTTACATACCAATATTAATATTAATTATAATGTTAGCTAAAGAATTTTCTATGATAATCATAGGTATTTTTCTTTATGGGAAAAACATAGTAATTCCCGCTAATATATGGGGTAAAATATCAACACTAATTTTCTATGTTGCTATTCTATTCTTTGTTTTTGATAAAACCTTTGGAACATATATATTATATTTAGCTCTTTTAGGTGCGGTTATTGCATATATAAACTATTTTTTCATTTTTTTATCTAAATATAATGAGAAGGTTACTAAATAA
- the rbr3B gene encoding NADH peroxidase — MKKFKCVVCGYIYTGEDAPEKCPVCNAGKDKFVEVKDEAEGWADEHKIGVAKGVDKEVLEGLRANFTGECTEVGMYLAMSRQADREGFPEVAEAYKRIAFEEAEHAAKFAELLGEVVVADTKTNLQMRVDAEKGACEGKKELATLAKKLNYDAIHDTVHEMCKDEARHGSAFKGLLNRYFK; from the coding sequence ATGAAAAAATTTAAATGTGTGGTTTGTGGATATATTTATACAGGAGAGGATGCTCCAGAAAAATGCCCAGTATGTAATGCAGGAAAAGATAAATTTGTTGAAGTTAAAGATGAGGCAGAAGGATGGGCAGATGAACACAAAATAGGAGTAGCTAAAGGTGTAGATAAGGAAGTTCTAGAAGGCTTAAGAGCTAACTTTACAGGGGAGTGTACAGAGGTTGGAATGTACCTTGCAATGTCAAGACAGGCAGATAGAGAAGGATTTCCAGAAGTTGCAGAAGCATATAAAAGAATAGCATTTGAAGAAGCAGAGCATGCAGCAAAATTTGCAGAACTTTTAGGAGAAGTGGTAGTAGCAGATACTAAAACAAATCTTCAAATGAGAGTTGATGCAGAAAAGGGAGCTTGTGAAGGAAAGAAGGAACTTGCAACATTAGCTAAAAAGCTTAATTATGATGCTATACACGATACAGTACATGAAATGTGCAAGGACGAAGCAAGACATGGATCTGCATTTAAGGGCTTATTAAACAGATATTTTAAATAA
- a CDS encoding glycosyltransferase family 4 protein, with the protein MKILITTDTYYPMVNGVVISTNNLYKQLKKAGHEVRILTLSYNGREYIEGDIYYLNSHFVKVYPDARIMKPFGNTVISKIVEWAPEIIHSQTEFSTMLVAKYIKRKLNIPQVHTYHTMYEDYLQYFLGGKVLRKGTMARLLKILLNTFDEIIVPTQKVRDVLIDYDVYKDIKIIPTGIDIKSFQKDVSNEEKRKILSEYGWKTEDNILVYVGRIAEEKNIDEIINLVRENSNKLNDIKLLIVGGGPYLVKLKEMVSKYNMENTIKFTGMIDSREVYKYYKLGIAFVTASQSETQGLTYIEALASGCPVICKWDLCVKNLIVNGITGFTYNDKNEFVEAVENLKNNEVLRQKIIFNAREKSHAYSEESFGKKVIKIYNNALISRNIKRRNLVQIIRTIF; encoded by the coding sequence ATGAAAATTTTAATAACAACAGATACCTATTACCCCATGGTAAATGGAGTTGTAATATCAACTAATAATTTATATAAGCAATTAAAAAAGGCAGGACATGAGGTTAGAATTCTTACGCTGTCTTATAACGGAAGAGAATATATAGAAGGTGATATTTACTATTTAAATTCCCACTTTGTTAAGGTGTATCCAGATGCTAGAATAATGAAGCCATTTGGAAATACAGTAATAAGCAAAATAGTAGAATGGGCACCCGAAATTATACACTCGCAGACGGAATTTTCTACAATGTTAGTTGCTAAATATATAAAAAGAAAGCTCAATATACCTCAAGTGCATACTTATCACACAATGTATGAAGATTATCTTCAGTACTTTTTGGGCGGTAAAGTTCTACGTAAAGGTACAATGGCTAGATTGTTGAAAATTTTATTAAATACCTTCGATGAAATTATAGTTCCAACACAAAAGGTTAGAGATGTTCTTATTGATTATGATGTTTATAAGGATATAAAGATTATTCCTACAGGAATTGATATTAAATCATTTCAAAAGGATGTATCTAATGAGGAAAAGAGAAAAATTTTAAGTGAGTATGGATGGAAAACGGAAGATAATATCTTAGTTTATGTTGGAAGAATTGCTGAAGAAAAAAATATAGATGAGATAATAAATTTAGTTAGAGAAAATAGTAATAAGTTAAATGATATTAAGCTTTTAATAGTTGGTGGAGGACCATATCTTGTAAAATTAAAAGAAATGGTTTCTAAGTATAATATGGAGAACACCATAAAATTTACGGGAATGATTGATAGTAGAGAAGTATACAAATATTATAAATTAGGAATAGCTTTTGTAACGGCATCTCAAAGTGAGACTCAAGGATTAACTTATATTGAAGCACTAGCAAGTGGATGCCCAGTTATATGTAAGTGGGATTTGTGTGTTAAAAATTTAATTGTAAATGGAATTACTGGATTTACGTATAATGATAAAAATGAATTTGTAGAGGCAGTAGAAAATTTAAAAAACAATGAGGTATTAAGGCAAAAGATAATTTTCAACGCTAGAGAAAAATCACATGCATATTCAGAAGAAAGTTTTGGTAAAAAGGTTATCAAAATTTACAATAACGCTTTGATAAGTAGGAACATAAAAAGAAGAAATTTAGTTCAGATTATACGAACAATATTTTGA
- the rbr3B gene encoding NADH peroxidase: protein MKKFKCVVCGYIYTGEDAPEKCPVCNAGKDKFVEVKDEGEGWADEHKIGVAKGIDKEVLEGLRANFTGECTEVGMYLAMSRQADREGFPEVAEAYKRIAFEEAEHAAKFAELLGEVVVADTKTNLQMRVDAEKGACEGKKELATLAKKLNYDAIHDTVHEMCKDEARHGSAFRGLLNRYFK from the coding sequence ATGAAAAAATTTAAATGTGTAGTTTGTGGATATATTTATACAGGAGAGGATGCTCCAGAAAAATGCCCAGTATGTAATGCAGGAAAAGACAAATTTGTTGAAGTTAAAGATGAGGGAGAAGGATGGGCAGATGAACACAAAATAGGAGTAGCTAAAGGTATAGATAAGGAAGTTTTAGAAGGCTTAAGAGCTAACTTTACAGGGGAGTGTACAGAGGTTGGAATGTACCTTGCAATGTCAAGACAGGCAGATAGAGAAGGATTCCCAGAAGTTGCAGAAGCATATAAAAGAATAGCATTTGAAGAAGCAGAGCATGCAGCAAAATTTGCAGAACTTTTAGGAGAAGTGGTAGTAGCAGATACTAAAACAAATCTCCAAATGAGAGTTGATGCAGAAAAGGGAGCTTGTGAAGGAAAGAAGGAACTTGCAACATTAGCTAAAAAGCTTAATTATGATGCTATACACGATACAGTACATGAAATGTGCAAGGATGAAGCAAGACACGGATCTGCTTTTAGAGGCTTATTAAATAGATATTTTAAATAG
- a CDS encoding DUF1858 domain-containing protein, whose product MVTKNMTIAEVLQKRPGAAEILMSFGMGCISCPSALGETIEEAAMVHGIDADEIIKTLNDDK is encoded by the coding sequence GTGGTAACTAAAAATATGACTATTGCCGAAGTTCTACAAAAAAGACCCGGTGCAGCTGAAATATTAATGAGTTTTGGAATGGGATGCATTTCTTGTCCATCAGCTCTTGGTGAAACAATCGAAGAGGCTGCAATGGTTCATGGCATAGATGCGGATGAAATAATAAAAACTTTAAATGACGATAAATAA
- a CDS encoding NAD(P)/FAD-dependent oxidoreductase: protein MKVIIIGGGASGITAAISAKDLGYDVLILERNDRIGKKILTTGNGRCNITNKNITTSRYHSSNPNFFEHTLNEFTKENTLEFFETLGLPIISLDDGKMYPLSLQASSVLDILRLALDERGIEIITSSKVTEIIKNKNSFKIVSNGTDYFCDKIILATGGKSAPKSGSDGLGLALASSLGHSIIKTAPALVQLKLDFKNLRALSGIKFDGNIKILVDDIEKRQEFGEILFTDYGVSGPPILQLSRIASYGIEEKRTVTIKIDMLPNYSEDDLKAFLENHWGMFSYRSVYDSFIGVINKKMIPILLKQCGIVDIHKCCFDLTWEEKQNIFKYLKHWIFKVSGTNSYTNSQVTAGGINTLEVNNTTLESKITPNLYFCGEILDVDGDCGGFNLQWAWSSGYIAGKCL, encoded by the coding sequence ATGAAGGTTATCATAATTGGCGGTGGTGCATCTGGTATAACTGCTGCAATTTCTGCTAAAGATTTAGGCTATGATGTTTTAATATTAGAGAGAAACGATAGGATTGGTAAAAAAATACTAACCACAGGCAATGGACGCTGTAATATAACTAATAAAAATATAACTACTTCAAGATATCACAGTAGTAATCCTAATTTTTTTGAACATACTCTTAATGAATTTACCAAAGAAAACACCTTGGAATTTTTTGAAACCTTAGGACTTCCTATAATCTCTCTTGATGATGGAAAAATGTATCCTTTATCTCTTCAAGCATCCTCTGTTTTAGACATTCTAAGACTTGCATTAGATGAAAGAGGTATTGAGATTATAACATCTTCAAAGGTAACTGAAATAATAAAAAACAAGAATTCCTTCAAAATAGTTTCCAATGGTACTGATTACTTCTGTGATAAAATCATACTCGCTACTGGTGGTAAATCTGCTCCTAAATCAGGTTCAGATGGCTTAGGATTAGCTTTAGCTTCTTCTTTAGGTCACAGCATTATAAAAACAGCACCTGCCCTTGTACAGCTCAAATTGGACTTTAAAAACCTTAGAGCTTTATCTGGGATAAAATTTGATGGTAATATCAAAATATTAGTTGATGATATTGAAAAAAGACAAGAATTTGGTGAAATTTTATTTACTGACTATGGAGTTTCTGGACCTCCAATACTTCAACTTAGTAGAATAGCTTCTTATGGAATTGAAGAAAAAAGAACTGTAACAATTAAAATTGATATGCTTCCAAATTATTCTGAAGATGATTTAAAAGCTTTTCTTGAAAATCATTGGGGAATGTTTTCCTATAGGAGCGTTTATGATTCTTTCATTGGTGTAATAAACAAAAAAATGATTCCAATTTTATTAAAACAATGTGGAATTGTTGATATTCATAAATGCTGTTTTGATTTGACCTGGGAAGAAAAGCAAAATATATTTAAATATCTAAAACATTGGATTTTTAAAGTCTCTGGTACAAATTCTTACACCAATTCTCAAGTAACCGCTGGTGGCATTAACACACTTGAAGTAAATAACACAACCTTAGAATCAAAAATCACACCTAATTTATATTTTTGTGGCGAAATACTTGACGTTGATGGCGATTGTGGTGGATTTAATCTACAATGGGCCTGGAGTTCTGGCTATATTGCTGGAAAATGCTTATAA
- the dapA gene encoding 4-hydroxy-tetrahydrodipicolinate synthase, giving the protein MKLEGVLVPLVTPFKDGKVDLVSYEKLIKTYSEKGAAGFMPLATTGETPTLSDYEYESILDKTLEANKLNLPIYVGFGGNNTEKMTKDIKKLEKYNIQGILSVCPYYNRPDQRGIYEHFKRISESTSLDIVLYNIPYRTGRNIENDTIRKLSELKNIVGIKDACGDFNQTTELLLNRPEDFSILTGEDAFFYSTLMLGGDGGIMASAHLNTEKYVEVYNKAKQNDHVGAFKLWKEVVDIIPMLFKEPNPSPIKYCLHKLGVIKSDDVRLPLVSISKELSLTLDKLLIL; this is encoded by the coding sequence ATGAAATTAGAAGGCGTTTTAGTACCATTAGTTACTCCTTTCAAGGATGGGAAGGTAGATTTAGTTTCATATGAAAAGCTTATAAAAACATATTCTGAAAAAGGCGCAGCAGGTTTTATGCCTCTTGCAACAACTGGAGAAACTCCTACTTTATCAGATTATGAATATGAAAGTATTTTGGACAAAACTCTTGAAGCAAACAAGCTTAATCTTCCTATATATGTTGGCTTTGGTGGAAACAACACTGAAAAAATGACTAAAGATATTAAAAAACTTGAAAAATACAATATTCAAGGTATTTTATCTGTATGCCCTTATTACAATAGACCTGATCAAAGAGGAATATATGAACATTTTAAAAGAATATCAGAATCCACTTCTTTAGATATAGTTCTTTACAATATACCATATAGAACTGGACGAAATATTGAAAATGATACAATAAGAAAGCTTTCAGAACTTAAAAATATAGTAGGTATAAAAGATGCTTGTGGAGATTTTAATCAAACCACAGAACTTTTATTAAATAGACCAGAAGACTTTTCAATACTAACTGGCGAAGATGCTTTCTTTTATAGTACTCTAATGCTTGGTGGAGATGGTGGTATAATGGCATCAGCTCATTTAAATACAGAAAAATACGTTGAAGTATATAATAAGGCAAAGCAAAATGATCATGTGGGTGCATTTAAGCTTTGGAAAGAAGTCGTAGATATAATACCAATGTTATTTAAAGAACCTAATCCATCACCAATTAAATACTGCCTTCATAAGCTTGGAGTAATAAAGTCCGATGATGTTAGATTACCTTTAGTTAGTATATCAAAAGAACTATCACTAACATTAGATAAGTTATTAATCCTATAA
- a CDS encoding ATP-binding protein, translated as MIKGYAKKIEKIYSNLRKSEEDSLKSKKEEIKAKLPRVIEIDSEISKLCIKLSTNIFKKIDNRDEYIKALKNEITNLRMKRSELLVSNGYPMDYLQLHYNCTKCKDTGYIGAEKCSCYKNYLVKLYYDNSDLKVLLEKNNFDNFNINYYSSRKSESDPRSPRKNIEKILSLSINYIKNFKDLNENLLFYGNSGTGKTFLSHCIAKDLLNKGYLVIYKTSSDLAHDLKQLQFEPNPTLEDLLLNCDLLIIDDLGTEQISAFSKTCLFNLLNKKLLLQKKMLISSNYNLEELTRLYSERITSRLFGEFTLCKFYGDDIRINRNLKNRKI; from the coding sequence ATGATTAAAGGATATGCTAAAAAAATAGAAAAAATTTATTCTAATCTAAGAAAATCTGAGGAGGATAGCTTAAAAAGCAAAAAAGAAGAAATTAAAGCAAAACTTCCGAGGGTAATAGAAATAGATTCTGAAATAAGTAAACTATGTATTAAATTATCCACAAATATATTTAAGAAAATAGACAATCGTGATGAATATATTAAAGCTTTAAAAAACGAAATAACAAATTTAAGAATGAAAAGATCAGAACTTCTTGTATCTAACGGTTATCCTATGGATTATCTTCAACTTCATTATAACTGCACTAAATGCAAGGATACTGGATATATAGGCGCCGAGAAATGCTCCTGCTATAAAAATTATTTAGTTAAACTTTATTATGATAATTCAGATCTTAAAGTTCTTTTAGAGAAAAACAACTTTGATAACTTTAATATAAATTATTATTCTAGTCGAAAATCAGAGAGTGATCCAAGAAGTCCTAGAAAAAACATAGAAAAGATTTTATCTCTATCAATAAATTATATTAAAAACTTTAAAGATTTAAATGAAAATCTTTTATTTTATGGTAATTCTGGTACTGGTAAAACCTTCTTATCACACTGTATTGCAAAAGACTTATTAAATAAGGGATATCTAGTTATTTACAAAACTTCATCTGATTTAGCGCATGACCTTAAACAACTTCAATTCGAGCCTAATCCTACTTTAGAAGATTTGTTATTGAATTGTGATTTATTAATAATTGATGATTTAGGAACAGAACAAATAAGTGCTTTTTCAAAAACTTGCTTATTTAACTTATTAAACAAAAAACTACTTTTACAAAAGAAAATGCTTATATCTTCAAACTACAATTTAGAAGAATTAACAAGATTATATTCGGAAAGGATTACTTCTAGATTATTTGGTGAATTTACCTTATGTAAATTTTATGGTGATGATATAAGAATAAATAGAAATTTAAAAAATAGAAAAATATAA
- a CDS encoding YhgE/Pip domain-containing protein encodes MKLKELKSNKSFIWKILAITTIAIMFIPMMYSLFYLKAFWDPYGSLKQVPVAIVNQDKSYSKDGKSYTLGKDLVKKLKDDPSMKWEFVNYNKAKEGVTGTDYYAMIVIPKDFSEKIANSSTGDFKKPKLEYIANKGRNFIFSQLSSKAAESMQNQISTKIAKQTSEVLVDKLYDVKNSIKDASNAQNKIQDGTQKLVNGSGDLSNGLNTAYTGSQALKTGLDTAATGSNTLGNGILQISNGNTTITNGLGSALKGSSDLQNGLNQLSNGQAQIVKGSGDLLAGLTAFKTQLSKGTDMSELKKATSTIAQNSNNIINNSKATITNATSANSEIDSAIAALNKGDSATALSELQKAKSSTTAIAALNAPSQASTDNITSITTIDTAVSAVSGQVQSTLAQTQKTMGSAIDKFIDGANKINQGSTQVYNGLNSAATGANSLSSGLSKLYDGSNKIQTGLNSAYTGSQNLTTGLNTAASKTGELSSGLGTLNDGSKTLNSGLGTLNNGAIQLKDGLNDGYNTINNNLKFTSTGMANFVSNPISLSDKSINKVNSYGEGLAPYFISLSLWLGAMFINLIISVVSMLNLTKNKFLNSFVGKLIVGIGLVTIQSIMLTLSLQLVLGMTSVNNAYFYLNNVFTSIVFFSIMYGLSTAFGVMATPISFVLLILQLSSCAGTFPIETAPVFYRVVNKVIPMTYTVKVIRMVLSGINYPDLSHNLLVLLSFIVIFLLGGFGIKTLRSSIKNGIANENAENAA; translated from the coding sequence ATGAAATTAAAAGAACTCAAATCAAATAAAAGTTTTATATGGAAAATCCTTGCTATAACTACTATTGCAATTATGTTTATTCCTATGATGTATTCGCTATTTTATCTTAAAGCATTTTGGGATCCATATGGAAGCTTAAAACAAGTACCAGTTGCTATTGTTAACCAAGATAAATCTTATTCAAAAGACGGTAAATCTTATACTTTAGGTAAGGATCTAGTAAAAAAGCTTAAAGACGATCCCTCAATGAAATGGGAATTTGTAAATTATAACAAAGCAAAAGAGGGTGTTACTGGAACTGATTATTATGCTATGATAGTTATCCCTAAGGACTTCTCTGAAAAAATTGCAAATTCATCTACTGGTGATTTTAAAAAGCCAAAACTAGAGTATATAGCAAACAAAGGTAGAAACTTTATATTCTCTCAACTATCCTCAAAGGCAGCTGAGAGTATGCAAAATCAAATTTCAACCAAAATTGCAAAACAAACATCTGAAGTTCTTGTTGATAAACTATATGATGTAAAAAATTCTATTAAAGATGCTAGTAATGCCCAAAACAAAATTCAAGATGGTACACAAAAACTAGTTAATGGCAGTGGAGATCTTTCAAATGGCTTAAACACAGCTTATACAGGTTCACAAGCATTAAAAACAGGATTGGATACTGCAGCCACTGGTTCTAATACCTTAGGTAATGGAATTTTACAAATATCAAATGGAAACACTACTATTACAAATGGATTAGGTTCTGCTTTAAAAGGATCTTCTGATCTTCAAAATGGCTTAAACCAATTATCAAATGGTCAAGCTCAAATTGTTAAAGGTTCTGGTGACTTATTAGCAGGTTTAACTGCTTTTAAAACCCAACTTTCTAAGGGAACTGATATGAGTGAATTGAAAAAAGCAACAAGTACAATTGCTCAGAACTCTAACAATATTATAAATAATTCTAAAGCTACTATAACAAACGCTACCTCAGCTAACTCTGAAATAGACAGCGCTATAGCTGCTTTAAACAAAGGCGATAGTGCAACTGCATTAAGTGAACTTCAAAAAGCTAAAAGTTCTACTACTGCTATAGCTGCTTTAAATGCACCATCCCAAGCATCTACAGATAATATTACTTCTATCACCACTATAGACACAGCTGTTTCTGCTGTTTCCGGACAGGTTCAATCTACGTTAGCACAAACTCAAAAAACAATGGGTTCTGCTATTGATAAATTTATAGATGGTGCAAATAAAATTAATCAAGGAAGCACTCAAGTTTATAATGGATTAAACTCAGCAGCTACTGGCGCAAATTCACTTTCATCTGGATTATCAAAGCTTTATGATGGTTCAAACAAAATACAAACTGGTTTAAATTCAGCTTATACTGGAAGTCAGAACTTAACAACAGGACTTAATACTGCAGCATCAAAAACAGGTGAATTATCAAGTGGTTTAGGGACTTTAAACGATGGTTCAAAAACTTTGAATAGTGGTCTTGGCACATTAAATAATGGTGCTATTCAATTAAAGGATGGCTTGAATGATGGATACAACACAATTAATAACAATTTAAAATTCACTTCAACTGGTATGGCTAATTTCGTATCAAATCCTATTAGTTTAAGTGATAAATCGATAAATAAAGTTAATTCTTACGGAGAAGGTCTTGCCCCTTATTTCATATCACTTTCATTGTGGTTAGGTGCAATGTTCATAAATCTTATTATCTCTGTAGTTTCTATGCTTAATTTAACAAAAAATAAATTTTTAAACAGCTTTGTTGGAAAACTTATTGTAGGAATAGGCTTAGTAACAATTCAATCTATAATGCTGACTCTATCATTACAACTTGTTTTAGGTATGACTAGTGTAAATAATGCTTACTTCTATCTTAATAATGTATTTACATCAATAGTATTCTTCAGCATTATGTATGGATTATCCACAGCATTCGGAGTAATGGCAACACCTATATCCTTTGTACTTCTTATTTTGCAGTTATCTTCTTGTGCTGGAACCTTCCCTATAGAAACAGCTCCTGTATTCTATAGAGTTGTTAATAAGGTTATTCCTATGACATATACAGTTAAAGTTATAAGAATGGTTCTTAGTGGAATAAATTACCCTGATTTATCTCATAACCTGTTAGTTCTTTTATCCTTTATAGTAATCTTCTTATTAGGTGGCTTTGGAATAAAGACATTAAGATCAAGTATAAAAAATGGAATAGCTAATGAAAATGCTGAAAATGCAGCTTAA